The following are from one region of the Arachis duranensis cultivar V14167 chromosome 10, aradu.V14167.gnm2.J7QH, whole genome shotgun sequence genome:
- the LOC107469523 gene encoding LOW QUALITY PROTEIN: two-component response regulator-like PRR95 (The sequence of the model RefSeq protein was modified relative to this genomic sequence to represent the inferred CDS: substituted 4 bases at 4 genomic stop codons), with amino-acid sequence MGEVVVSERLVGTAEEEEKQTTTVAAAEEETTATAGKGGGGESKGLMRWEKFLPKMVLRVLLVEADDSTRQIIAALLRKCSYKVAAVPDGLKAWEILKGRPRNIDLILTEVDLPAISGYALLTLIMEHDICKNIPVIMMSSQDSISTVYKCMLRGAADYLVKPLRKNELRNLWQHVWRRQSSTVAMNGLQDESVAQQKVEATAENNDASIRSSGDAASIQRNKELIEKGSDAQSSCTKPDLEAESGPVDNMQEFASLKCGESYPTGTMTQEVETCMRLGQISVMHDSHAGGLAMASSKNCETSTTNGKDGDTEHFRSATICGEAHDNHCVQISCSKEAIDLIGAFHNRPNCSLKTPTVNCTGTVTIEMPCYSFSKNXSYMIXYATSLTLEXGCFKFFKDCIYAHRXEVSCRYTNKQFQASPAILNFSDQQREQRTNCEKSISHFATGCNSESSTPSVQRNLLSPTTPQSKESEAATSHSQQQGHSLPIAVKGVRFNDLCTAYGSVLPPMFRTQSGPPLVPSPSSVVLLEPAFQVNGFYQSSVKDNSSEQVYESPSSGGKSAPNNMISRPEHKPEHAEDRRHISPATDQSGSGSFCNGNASHLNSMGYGSNCGSSNIVDQVPIGRAASEGKNEEMANNASSHRSIQREAALNKFRLKRKERCYEKKVRYESRKKLAEQRPRVKGQFVRQVQPDALTAEKDGKEYDL; translated from the exons ATGGGTGAGGTAGTTGTGAGCGAGAGATTAGTTGGAACggctgaggaagaagagaagcagACGACTACGGTGGCGGCTGCCGAGGAAGAAACTACTGCAACGGCGGGAAAAGGCGGAGGAGGAGAATCGAAAGGGCTGATGAGGTGGGAGAAGTTCTTGCCGAAGATGGTACTGAGGGTGCTCTTGGTTGAAGCTGATGATTCCACGAGGCAGATTATAGCGGCGCTCCTCAGAAAATGCAGCTACAAAG TGGCGGCTGTTCCTGATGGCCTAAAGGCATGGGAAATACTCAAGGGAAGACCACGCAATATCGATCTAATACTGACGGAAGTGGATTTACCTGCCATATCTGGCTATGCACTTCTCACTTTAATTATGGAACATGATATTTGCAAAAATATCCCTGTCATAA TGATGTCCTCACAAGATTCTATAAGTACAGTATACAAGTGTATGCTGAGGGGAGCTGCTGATTATCTTGTTAAGCCCCTTAGAAAAAATGAATTGAGGAATTTGTGGCAGCATGTTTGGAGAAGGCAATCG TCAACTGTTGCCATGAATGGCCTCCAAGATGAGAGTGTTGCGCAGCAGAAGGTTGAAGCCACTGCTGAAAACAATGATGCTAGTATTCGTTCAAGTGGTGATGCTGCTTCCATTCAGAGAAATAAGGAATTAATCGAGAAAGGAAGTGATGCACAG AGCTCTTGCACAAAGCCCGACCTGGAAGCTGAGAGTGGCCCTGTCGATAACATGCAGGAATTTGCTTCACTGAAATGTGGTGAATCATATCCAACTGGAACAATGACACAAGAGGTAGAAACGTGCATGCGTTTGGGGCAGATATCAGTTATGCATGACAGTCATGCTGGAG GATTAGCTATGGCTAGTAGCAAAAATTGTGAGACAAGCACAACGAATGGCAAGGATGGCGATACAGAACATTTTCGGAGTGCTACTATCTGTGGTGAGGCTCATGACAATCACTGTGTTCAAATTAGCTGTTCTAAGGAAGCTATTGACTTGATTGGAGCATTTCATAATCGTCCAAACTGCAGTCTCAAAACTCCCACAGTTAACTGCACAGGAACGGTAACCATTGAAATGCCTTGTTATTCtt tttCAAAGAACTAAAGTTACATGATTTGATATGCTACATCTTTAACTTTAGAATAGGGATGTTTCAAGTTTTTCAAAGATTGTATATATGCTCATCGTTAAGAGGTTTCTTGCAGGTATACAAACAAGCAATTTCAAGCCTCACCTGCGATTTTAAACTTCTCTGACCAACAAAGGGAACAGAGAACAAATTGCGAGAAAAGTATATCCCATTTTGCTACTGGGTGTAATTCAGAAAGTTCAACACCTAGTGTGCAAAGAAATCTTTTATCTCCAACTACACCCCAATCGAAAGAATCTGAAGCAGCAACTTCACACTCACAACAGCAAGGGCACTCTCTCCCGATTGCAGTTAAAGGTGTAAGGTTCAATGATTTGTGCACGGCCTATGGTTCTGTACTTCCTCCAATGTTTCGCACACAATCGGGTccaccattggtgcctagccccAGTTCAGTTGTGCTTCTTGAACCAGCCTTTCAAGTaaatggattttatcaatcaagTGTTAAAGACAATAGTTCAGAGCAAGTTTATGAATCTCCCAGTTCTGGTGGAAAAAGTGCTCCAAACAACATGATTTCCAGACCGGAACACAAACCAGAACATGCTGAGGATCGAAGACATATCTCTCCTGCAACTGATCAAAGTGGATCCGGTAGCTTCTGTAATGGAAATGCAAGCCATCTTAATAGCATGGGGTATGGAAGCAACTGTGGAAGCAGCAACATTGTTGATCAGGTCCCAATTGGCAGAGCAGCTTCAGAGGGTAAGAATGAAGAGATGGCAAACAATGCGAGCTCTCATCGATCTATCCAAAGAGAAGCAGCTCTAAATAAGTTCCGCttgaaaaggaaagagagaTGCTATGAGAAGAAG GTTCGATATGAGAGCAGAAAGAAACTAGCAGAGCAGCGCCCGAGAGTGAAAGGTCAATTTGTTCGTCAAGTGCAGCCGGATGCACTCACTGCAGAGAAAGATGGCAAAGAATATGATCTTTAA
- the LOC107469522 gene encoding NDR1/HIN1-like protein 26: MSQITIESPKHCANKQGLKRFERNYKKLFFAFSAFLTTILALILLIYLILHPSKPQFSLKELDIYQLNLSGPNLNTTINLTLLSKNPNQKVSIYYDEIVVYGSYKGQQITGDTYVPPFYQGNEESNLLTASLVGNGLPVSPSIGYEFGRDQSSGRLVLNLKANGKLRWKVGTWVSGHYRFNVNCVSFMAFGPSLPSPSPPLASKQASQCSTTL, from the coding sequence ATGTCTCAAATCACAATAGAATCTCCAAAGCACTGTGCCAACAAACAAGGACTGAAAAGATTTGAGAGGAACTACAAGAAACTCTTCTTTGCATTCTCAGCATTCTTAACTACAATTCTAGCACTGATTCTCCTCATTTATCTCATCCTTCACCCTTCAAAGCCTCAATTCTCACTCAAAGAACTTGACATCTACCAACTCAACCTCTCAGGTCCAAATCTCAACACCACCATCAACCTCACCCTCCTCTCCAAGAATCCAAACCAGAAAGTTTCCATCTACTACGACGAAATCGTAGTTTATGGAAGCTACAAGGGACAACAGATAACTGGTGACACTTATGTCCCTCCTTTCTACCAAGGCAATGAAGAGAGTAATCTCTTAACTGCTTCTTTGGTTGGAAATGGTTTACCTGTGTCTCCttcaattggttatgagtttgggCGTGATCAAAGTTCTGGAAGACTTGTTTTGAACCTTAAGGCTAATGGCAAGCTTCGTTGGAAGGTTGGAACATGGGTCTCTGGCcattacaggttcaatgtcAATTGTGTTTCTTTCATGGCTTTTGGACCCTCTCtgccttctccttctcctcctctggCTTCAAAGCAGGCTTCTCAGTGTTCTACCACACTTTAG